A genomic region of Aeropyrum pernix K1 contains the following coding sequences:
- the pheT gene encoding phenylalanine--tRNA ligase subunit beta has translation MPVIRVRRERLESLTGLSIGELEELLFRLKCEVEEPEEGVLEVEVNPDRPDMYIGEGIARAVKGIAGVEEGWDPPELADTPLSLRVERVPQRPYIAAAVVYGVNVDELFLEELIQFQEKLHDSLGRRRAKIAIGFHDLAKLPSASVEYRLMTLDTRMKPLGYGGSEMSFREFLLADEKGSLYGGLATKDNSHPFLLSGGEVIAAPPVINSEITRVEPGTRDLFIDVTGTSAELVAKTLDIIVASLAEREGARVGRVRLEGPGAVWASTPLLSEAAAKLDPGTVSKALGVDLTPEEAALHLRRMRHNASPAGGLVNVRVPPFRVDILGEVDLVEDIAISIGYEALGPRWPGKFHGGSLRWETHVYRAVKDLLVGLGFTEVLQLVLTSPRLVEAAGFSSMAVEVLNPVQQEYSVLRPTLLITLLQTLRENQHRRKPVKVFEAGNAVYLEDGEPRDEEKLALGVLDEEAGFEDVQAPLYAVLRIMGVDFEVEEASHPMFMEGRTAAVKVGGERLGYIGEVKPEVLEAFGLEYPVAAAEISLEVLARWTSRT, from the coding sequence GTGCCGGTGATAAGGGTTAGGAGGGAGAGGCTAGAGAGCCTCACAGGCCTCAGCATCGGCGAGCTGGAGGAGCTGCTCTTCAGGCTGAAATGCGAGGTCGAGGAGCCCGAGGAGGGAGTGCTTGAGGTGGAGGTCAACCCAGACAGGCCCGACATGTACATAGGCGAGGGGATTGCAAGGGCTGTCAAGGGGATTGCGGGGGTTGAGGAGGGCTGGGATCCTCCTGAGCTCGCCGACACCCCCCTCTCCCTGAGGGTTGAGAGGGTGCCCCAGAGGCCCTACATAGCAGCGGCTGTGGTGTACGGTGTTAACGTGGACGAGCTGTTCCTCGAAGAACTCATACAGTTCCAGGAGAAGCTTCACGACTCCCTCGGTAGGAGGAGGGCCAAGATAGCGATAGGCTTCCACGACCTGGCTAAGCTACCTTCTGCCAGCGTGGAATACAGGCTCATGACGCTCGACACGAGGATGAAGCCACTCGGCTACGGCGGCTCCGAGATGAGCTTCAGGGAGTTCCTACTGGCAGACGAGAAGGGGAGCCTATACGGCGGCCTCGCCACGAAGGACAACAGCCACCCCTTCCTCCTATCGGGAGGGGAGGTTATAGCTGCGCCTCCTGTGATAAACAGTGAGATAACCAGAGTTGAGCCCGGGACTAGAGACCTTTTCATCGACGTCACGGGAACATCGGCGGAGCTCGTCGCGAAAACTCTAGACATTATAGTGGCTAGCCTGGCCGAGAGGGAGGGGGCTCGTGTAGGGAGGGTTAGGCTTGAGGGGCCCGGCGCCGTGTGGGCCTCGACACCCCTCCTCTCCGAGGCCGCGGCAAAGCTCGACCCTGGGACCGTCTCCAAGGCTCTGGGAGTCGATTTAACGCCGGAGGAAGCCGCCCTACACCTTAGGAGAATGCGGCACAACGCATCGCCAGCCGGTGGGCTCGTTAACGTCAGAGTCCCCCCATTCAGGGTGGACATTCTTGGGGAGGTGGACCTAGTCGAGGATATAGCGATCTCCATAGGCTACGAGGCCCTCGGCCCCAGGTGGCCTGGGAAGTTCCACGGGGGTAGCCTTCGTTGGGAGACCCATGTGTATAGGGCGGTGAAGGATCTGCTAGTAGGCCTCGGCTTTACGGAGGTGTTGCAGCTAGTGCTAACTAGCCCTAGGCTGGTGGAGGCCGCGGGATTCTCCAGCATGGCCGTCGAGGTCCTCAACCCTGTCCAGCAGGAGTACAGTGTCCTCAGGCCCACCCTGCTGATAACCCTCCTTCAAACCCTTAGGGAAAACCAGCATAGGAGGAAGCCTGTAAAGGTGTTCGAGGCTGGCAACGCGGTCTACCTGGAGGATGGGGAGCCGCGGGACGAGGAGAAGCTGGCGCTGGGAGTTCTGGACGAGGAGGCGGGCTTCGAGGACGTCCAGGCCCCGCTCTACGCTGTCTTAAGGATTATGGGGGTGGATTTCGAGGTTGAAGAGGCTAGCCACCCAATGTTCATGGAGGGGAGGACGGCCGCGGTCAAGGTTGGGGGGGAGCGGCTAGGGTATATAGGGGAGGTTAAGCCTGAGGTCCTCGAAGCCTTCGGCCTGGAGTACCCCGTAGCGGCCGCCGAGATCTCGCTCGAGGTGCTTGCGAGATGGACGTCCAGGACCTGA